Proteins encoded together in one Triticum dicoccoides isolate Atlit2015 ecotype Zavitan chromosome 7B, WEW_v2.0, whole genome shotgun sequence window:
- the LOC119338587 gene encoding protein STRICTOSIDINE SYNTHASE-LIKE 3-like, whose protein sequence is MKQGKLMSDFTLPASACKFTEQESKVSQKYSAKKLKKENENLGCHSVPLRFTNGVDIDQVTDDVYFTDSSRNYNMSQHEMVIRNRDSRDHLTRYDPRTGNAGVLQAGITYPNEKAELPFGVDSHLLALRIDGDGKIIEEMRGPKSNQLHSFAPNQRPGTYWVALHREKAELPFGIDSHLLALRIDVDGKIIEEMRGPKGVRPTEVVERKGGRLFMGSVELHYVSVVTRK, encoded by the exons ATGAAGCAGGGCAAGCTTATGAGTGACTTCACACTTCCTGCATCGGCATGTAAATTCACTGAGCAAGAGAGCAAGGTTTCACAGAAGTATTCCGCTAAGAAACTG aagaaagaaaatgaaaacttgggGTGTCACAGCGTACCTCTCCGCTTCACCAATGGGGTTGACATCGACCAGGTGACCGACGATGTCTACTTCACGGACAGCTCCAGGAACTACAATATGTCGCAACATGAGATGGTCATAAGAAACCGAGACTCTAGGGACCACCTTACTAGGTATGACCCGCGGACAGGAAATGCCGGCGTGCTCCAGGCCGGCATCACTTACCCCAATGAGAAGGCTGAGCTCCCCTTTGGCGTCGATAGCCACCTACTCGCCCTGAGGATCGATGGTGACGGAAAAATAATCGAGGAGATGAGAGGACCCAAGAGC AACCAGCTACACTCCTTTGCTCCCAATCAACGTCCAGGCACCTACTGGGTGGCACTACATCGTGAGAAGGCTGAGCTCCCCTTTGGCATTGATAGCCACCTGCTAGCATTGAGGATCGATGTGGATGGAAAAATAATCGAGGAGATGCGGGGACCCAAGGGCGTGAGGCCGACCGAGGTGGTGGAGAGGAAAGGTGGCAGGTTGTTCATGGGATCCGTCGAGCTTCACTATGTGTCCGTCGTCACACGCAAATAA
- the LOC119339932 gene encoding cystathionine beta-lyase, chloroplastic-like, giving the protein MAAAAAAATPAARLFLLHSSPPSSLPCPNPSPSSAQTPRLAYPRLALSHRMAAAPAAIAGPSGDSERDLSASAVSVDAHRAVESSGDGLERKEPSVATILTSFENSFDKYGALSTPLYQTATFKQPSATVNGPYDYTRSGNPTRDVLQSLMAKLEKADQAFCFTSGMASLAAVTHLLQAGQEIVAGEDIYGGSDRLLSQVVPRNGIVVKRVDTTKINDVTAAIGPLTRLVWLESPTNPRQQITDIKKISEIAHSHGALVLVDNSIMSPVLSRPIELGADIVMHSATKFIAGHSDLMAGILAVKGESLAKEIAFLQNAEGSGLAPFDCWLCLRGIKTMALRVEKQQDNAQKIAEFLASHPRVKQVNYAGLPDHPGRSLHYSQAKGAGSVLSFLTGSLSLSKHVVETTKYFNVTVSFGSVKSLISLPCFMSHASIPSSVREERGLTDDLIRISVGIEDVDDLIADLDYALRSGPA; this is encoded by the exons atggccgccgccgccgccgccgccacccctgccGCCCGCCTCTTTCTCCTCCACTCCAGCCCGCCCTCCTCCCTCCCGtgcccaaaccctagccccagctCCGCCCAGACGCCCCGCCTCGCCTACCCGCGCCTCGCGCTCTCCCACCGCATGGCGGCGGCCCCGGCGGCGATCGCCGGGCCCTCCGGCGACTCCGAGCGCGACCTGAGCGCGTCCGCGGTCTCGGTGGATGCGCATAGGGCCGTCGAGTCCTCTGGCGATG GTTTGGAGAGGAAGGAGCCGAGCGTGGCCACGATACTGACCAGCTTCGAGAACTCGTTCGACAAGTATGGGGCTCTCAGCACGCCTCTGTACCAGACGGCCACCTTCAAGCAG CCTTCAGCAACAGTTAATGGACCTTATGATTATACTAGAAGTGGCAACCCTACTCGTGATGTTCTCCAGAG CCTTATGGCTAAGCTCGAGAAGGCAGACCAAGCATTCTGCTTCACTAGTGGGATGGCATCACTGGCTGCAGTAACACACCTCCTTCAGGCTG GACAAGAAATAGTTGCTGGAGAGGACATATATGGTGGCTCTGATCGTCTGCTCTCACAAGTTGTCCCAAGAAATGGAATTGTAGTAAA ACGGGTCGATACAACTAAAATTAACGACGTGACTGCTGCAATCGGACCCTTGACTagactagtttggcttgaaagtccCACCAATCCTCGTCAACAAATTACTGATAtaaag AAAATCTCAGAGATAGCTCATTCTCATGGCGCTCTTGTTTTGGTGGACAACAGTATCATGTCTCCAGTGCTATCCCGGCCTATAGAACTTGGAGCAG ATATTGTGATGCACTCAGCTACCAAATTTATAGCTGGACACAGTGATCTTATGGCTGGAATTCTTGCTGTAAAGGGTGAAAG CCTGGCTAAGGAGATCGCGTTTCTACAAAACGCTGAAGGTTCAGGCTTGGCACCTTTTGATTGCTGGCTTTGCTTGAGAGGGATCAAAACCATGGCCTTACGGGTGGAAAAGCAACAG GATAATGCCCAGAAGATTGCTGAATTCTTAGCTTCTCATCCAAGGGTCAAGCAAGTGAATTATGCTGGACTTCCTGATCATCCTGGCCGGTCTTTACACTACTCGCAG GCAAAGGGAGCAGGCTCTGTTCTAAGTTTCCTAACTGGTTCATTGTCTCTCTCGAAGCATGTTGTCGAGACAACCAAGTACTTCAACGTAACAGTTAGCTTCG GAAGTGTGAAGTCACTCATAAGCTTGCCCTGCTTCATGTCGCATGCGAGCATCCCTTCCTCGGTGCGAGAGGAGCGTGGGTTGACTGATGATCTAATACGGATATCGGTGGGCATTGAGGACGTGGATGACCTCATAGCTGATCTTGATTACGCGCTCAGGTCCGGTCCAGCATAG
- the LOC119336873 gene encoding protein STRICTOSIDINE SYNTHASE-LIKE 10-like, with protein sequence MASGTRGVAAATISLAVLLLIFCFSPSTAAAAGVPSIDATRTRHLPLPRGLLRGPESVAFDAKGQGPYSGVSDGRVLKWNGDKLGWSTYTYNPDYSSEACTASLLRPETATEGHCGRPLGLRFHLKSGYLYIADAYKGLMRVAPGGGEATVLVTEVDGVPLRFTNGVDIDQVTGEVYFTDSSRNYNRSQHEMVTRTGDSTGRLLRYDPRTGKAVVLQADITYPNGLAISADRTHLVISSTGPCKLLRYWIKGSKAGTMELFADLPGYPDNVRPDKKGGYWVALHREKAELPFGIDSHLLALRIDADGKITEEMRGPKGVRPTEVVERKGGRLFMGSVELHYVSVVTRK encoded by the coding sequence ATGGCGAGCGGCACGAGGGGTGTCGCCGCGGCGACGATCTCGCTCGCCGTACTGCTCCTAATCTTTTGCTTCTCGCCCAGCACTGCCGCGGCCGCCGGCGTCCCCAGCATCGACGCCACGCGGACGCGCCACCTGCCGCTGCCACGCGGACTGCTGCGCGGCCCGGAGAGCGTCGCCTTCGACGCCAAAGGCCAGGGTCCATACAGCGGCGTGTCCGACGGCCGCGTGCTTAAGTGGAACGGCGACAAGCTTGGCTGGTCGACGTACACCTACAACCCCGACTACAGCAGTGAGGCGTGCACGGCGTCTCTCCTTCGTCCGGAGACTGCCACCGAGGGCCACTGCGGCCGGCCGCTCGGTCTGCGGTTCCACCTCAAGTCTGGGTACCTGTACATTGCCGACGCCTACAAGGGGCTCATGAGGGTCGCGCCAGGCGGCGGGGAGGCGACTGTGCTTGTCACGGAGGTTGATGGTGTACCTCTCCGCTTCACCAACGGGGTGGACATCGACCAGGTAACCGGTGAGGTTTACTTCACCGACAGCTCGAGGAACTACAATAGGTCACAACATGAGATGGTCACAAGAACCGGAGACTCGACGGGTCGGCTACTGAGGTATGACCCACGGACAGGAAAGGCCGTCGTGCTCCAGGCCGACATCACTTACCCCAATGGCCTCGCCATCAGCGCTGATCGGACACATCTTGTCATCTCATCAACCGGACCATGTAAGCTGCTACGATACTGGATCAAGGGCTCCAAGGCGGGCACCATGGAGCTATTCGCCGACCTCCCTGGCTATCCAGACAATGTGAGGCCCGACAAGAAAGGAGGATACTGGGTGGCACTACACCGTGAGAAGGCTGAGCTCCCCTTTGGCATTGATAGCCACCTGCTAGCATTGAGGATCGATGCGGACGGAAAAATAACCGAGGAGATGCGGGGACCCAAGGGCGTGAGGCCAACCGAGGTGGTGGAGAGGAAAGGTGGCAGGTTGTTCATGGGATCCGTTGAGCTTCACTATGTGTCCGTCGTCACACGCAAATAG